One Stenotrophomonas oahuensis genomic region harbors:
- a CDS encoding arginyltransferase has protein sequence MAIHGDRDDELRLFQTGDHPCGYWPDRAARDLVLDPHDPRLGTLYPMALSWGFRRSGDLVYRPHCANCHACVSVRIPVARFAPDRSQRRCLARNADLEVRIVAAEQTDEQFALYHRYLTHRHAQGGMDDHGPHEFDQFLIGQWSKGRFLEMRAPAHDGHRGELLGVAVTDVTAQGLSAVYTFFDPEQAHRGLGTFGILQQIAWARRENLPHLYLGYWIRDHRKMDYKRRFRPLEAYDGRRWHDFDDELDGR, from the coding sequence ATGGCGATACACGGCGACCGCGACGACGAGCTGCGACTGTTCCAGACCGGGGACCACCCCTGTGGCTACTGGCCGGATCGTGCCGCGCGCGATCTGGTCCTCGATCCGCACGATCCGCGCCTGGGCACGCTGTACCCGATGGCGCTGAGCTGGGGCTTCCGCCGCTCCGGCGACCTGGTCTATCGCCCGCACTGTGCCAACTGCCACGCCTGCGTGTCGGTGCGCATTCCGGTGGCGCGTTTCGCGCCCGACCGCAGCCAGCGCCGCTGTCTGGCCCGCAACGCCGACCTGGAAGTACGCATCGTCGCCGCCGAACAGACCGACGAACAGTTCGCGCTGTACCACCGCTACCTCACCCACCGCCACGCCCAGGGCGGCATGGACGATCACGGTCCGCACGAGTTCGACCAGTTCCTGATCGGGCAGTGGTCGAAGGGCCGCTTCCTGGAAATGCGCGCGCCGGCCCATGACGGCCATCGCGGCGAACTGCTGGGGGTGGCGGTCACCGATGTGACCGCGCAGGGCTTATCGGCGGTGTACACCTTTTTCGACCCCGAACAGGCACACCGTGGGCTGGGTACCTTCGGCATCCTGCAGCAGATTGCCTGGGCCCGGCGCGAGAATCTGCCGCACCTGTACCTGGGCTACTGGATACGCGACCACCGCAAGATGGACTACAAGCGCCGCTTCCGCCCGCTGGAGGCCTACGACGGCCGCCGCTGGCACGACTTCGACGACGAACTGGACGGGCGCTGA
- a CDS encoding EF-hand domain-containing protein, translating into MRNRKPLLLLALLMTTGAAGLAVAADTPTAGDKPARVKLDTNGDGFIDRSEAAKAPRLAEKFDTLDANKDGKLSREEMPRWHGKRHGRGPGMHDRMAKLDVNKDGRISREEAKADPRLAERFDKMDLNKDGYLDKADRELGMKQHRDAWFAAADTNKDGQLSKAEFDAAKSPFGGPRGGKPPVH; encoded by the coding sequence ATGCGCAACCGCAAACCCCTTCTGCTGCTGGCCCTGCTGATGACCACCGGCGCTGCCGGCCTGGCGGTGGCCGCCGACACCCCGACCGCTGGCGACAAGCCGGCCCGCGTGAAGCTGGACACCAATGGTGATGGCTTCATTGACCGCAGCGAAGCGGCCAAGGCCCCGCGCCTGGCCGAGAAGTTCGACACCCTGGATGCCAACAAGGACGGCAAGCTGTCGCGCGAGGAAATGCCGCGCTGGCACGGCAAGCGCCACGGCCGTGGCCCGGGCATGCACGACCGCATGGCCAAGCTGGACGTGAACAAGGACGGCCGCATCAGCCGCGAGGAAGCCAAGGCTGATCCGCGCCTGGCTGAGCGCTTCGACAAGATGGACCTCAACAAGGACGGTTACCTGGACAAGGCCGACCGCGAGCTGGGCATGAAGCAGCACCGTGATGCGTGGTTCGCCGCCGCTGACACCAACAAGGACGGCCAGCTGAGCAAGGCCGAATTTGATGCCGCCAAGTCGCCGTTCGGCGGCCCGCGCGGTGGCAAACCGCCGGTGCACTGA
- a CDS encoding RNA polymerase sigma factor codes for MTLDTLTASHPLTLTLERELPAAAGGCQQSYGRIVLACQNTVTAIALAITRDVQASEDIAQEAFIKAWQQLSHLNNHASFLPWLRQITRNLARDWLRANRNRPLSGEAADIAIGMAADPSPDAPEHLQRVEEELAAEEIISALPEDSRETLLLYYREGQSSQQVADLLGLSDAAVRKRLSRARTTVREEMLRRFGEFARSSAPSAAFATAVVSMVMVAAPGTASAAILLSTSLGGSKFGLGGASVTSGTAVASLTAAAEQSQLLVTGHALTTMIVATVGAVALSYLGGRYLLSFAEHPDERRKIMRFVHSSTGVSLVACLATLVLTVLQAPLWIAFAAAFSGVCVVNYQCLVTLQRIMKPLIARDNARRGRTGTNWWYESMYGRTGVILLNILTLGMVGAVVMLKVG; via the coding sequence ATGACGCTGGACACGCTGACCGCTTCGCACCCGCTGACCCTCACCCTGGAACGCGAGCTGCCCGCCGCTGCCGGGGGCTGCCAGCAGTCCTATGGCCGCATCGTGCTGGCCTGCCAGAACACGGTGACCGCCATCGCCCTGGCCATCACCCGTGACGTGCAGGCCAGTGAGGACATCGCCCAGGAAGCCTTCATCAAGGCCTGGCAGCAGCTCTCGCACCTGAACAACCACGCCAGCTTCCTGCCCTGGCTGCGCCAGATCACCCGCAACCTGGCCCGCGACTGGCTGCGCGCCAACCGCAACCGCCCGCTGTCCGGCGAGGCGGCAGACATCGCCATCGGCATGGCCGCCGACCCCAGCCCGGACGCGCCCGAGCACCTGCAGCGGGTGGAAGAGGAACTGGCCGCCGAGGAGATCATTTCCGCGCTGCCCGAAGACAGCCGCGAAACCCTGTTGCTGTACTACCGCGAAGGCCAGAGCTCACAGCAGGTCGCCGACCTGCTGGGGCTGAGCGACGCCGCCGTGCGCAAGCGGCTGTCGCGTGCGCGCACCACGGTACGCGAGGAAATGCTGCGCCGCTTCGGTGAGTTCGCACGCAGCAGCGCGCCGAGCGCGGCGTTCGCCACGGCGGTGGTGTCGATGGTGATGGTGGCTGCGCCGGGTACCGCCAGCGCGGCGATCCTGCTCAGCACCAGCTTGGGGGGCAGCAAGTTCGGACTGGGTGGTGCCAGTGTCACCAGTGGCACCGCCGTGGCCTCGCTGACGGCCGCAGCGGAGCAGAGTCAGTTGCTGGTGACTGGCCATGCCCTGACCACCATGATCGTCGCAACGGTGGGGGCCGTGGCACTCAGCTATCTCGGCGGACGCTACCTGCTGTCGTTTGCCGAGCATCCCGATGAGCGCCGGAAGATCATGCGATTCGTGCACTCCAGCACCGGCGTTTCTCTGGTGGCCTGTCTGGCCACCCTCGTGCTGACCGTTCTCCAGGCCCCGCTCTGGATCGCCTTTGCCGCCGCGTTCTCCGGCGTCTGCGTGGTCAACTATCAGTGCCTGGTGACGCTGCAGCGGATCATGAAACCCTTGATTGCCCGCGACAATGCGCGGCGCGGGCGTACCGGCACCAACTGGTGGTATGAGTCCATGTATGGGCGCACCGGTGTGATACTGCTGAACATCCTGACGCTGGGCATGGTGGGCGCGGTGGTGATGCTCAAGGTGGGGTAG